The DNA segment AGGCTTCAGTCCGCCGCTCCGCCGGGACCCGCGCGATCAATTCCTCGGGAATCATTACCGTGGCACACCAACACGGGCCTTTGTAGGCCGCCGCCGTGCAAAGCTGGCACTCGTTGGGCCGGCCGCACAGCGGGCAGTTGCTGGCGCACACCTCGCTCATCACGTCACCATGAAAGTGAGCCGCCGGTTTGGTATTCGGTCAGCCTATACGGTCGGCAATATGGGGCATTTGTGGCAACAGTTCCTGCGCTTGAAGAACTCAAAACACATCCTTCAAAAAAGGTCAGAGAATATGCGATAGAAGCTTTGGAACGCATAGAAACATCATCACGTTAAGACTTGCCTTCGATACGTAGTTGCGCTGAAAAGCATCACTCCACCCGGCAATACGCCGCCAGGCCTTGGATTCCACCTTCGCGACCAAAACCGCTTTCCTTGTAGCCGCCGAACGGGCTGGTCGGATCGAACTTGTTGTAGGAATTGGCCCAGACCACTCCCGCGCGCAGTTGGTTCACAATCTTGAAAATCTTGCTGCCCTTATCGGTCCACACGCCGGCGCTCAAACCGTAAGGCGTGTTGTTCGCGCGAGCCACCGCTTCCTCGGGCGTGCGAAACGTCATCACGCTCAGCACCGGCCCAAAAATTTCCTCCTGCGCCACGCGATGCGCGTGCGTTACGCCCGTGAGAAAGGCGGGCGCATACCAGTAGCCCCGCGCCGGTAACGCACAGCGGGCCTGCGTCAGTTGCGCGCCTTCCTCCACGCCGCTTTGCACCAGCCTTTTGATCTTCTCCAACTGCGGTTTGGAATTGATCGCGCCGATGTCGGTGTTCTTGTCGAGCGGATTGCCGACGCGCAACGTCTGGATGCGGTCGCGCAGTTTTTTGATGACGGTCTTGTAAATTCCTTCCTGCACGAACAACCGCGAACCGGCGCAACAAACGTGGCCTTGGTTGAAATAAATTCCCGCGATGACGCCTTCGATGGCCTGATCAATCGGCGCGTCCTCGAACAAAATGTTCGCCGCCTTGCCCCCGAGTTCGAGCGTGAGCTTGGGAATTTTTGTGGCTGTGTTCGTGAGAATACGGCTAATTTCCTTTGAGTCAGCCGCACTCTCACGAGTGCAGCCACGATTCGCAATCGCCCGCGCAATCGCCTTCCCCACCTCCGTGCTGCCGGTGAACGCGATCTTATCCAGGTCTGGATGATTGACGAGGGCCGCGCCCGTTTCTCCCGCGCCGGTGACGATGTTCACTACGCCTTCGGGCAATTCCGCCTCCTGAAAAATTTGCGCCAAACGCAACGCGGTGAGCGACGTGGTTTCGGCAGGCTTCAACACCACCGTGTTACCACACGCAAGAGCGGGCGCAATTTTCCACGCCGCCATGAGCAAGGGGAAATTCCAGGGAATGATCTGTCCTGCCACGCCGAGCGGACGCGGGGTTCGGCCCGGAAAGGCATAAGCCAGTTTATCCGCCCAACCGGCGTAATAGAAAAAGTGCGCCGCGGCGGTTGGCACATCAAAGTCGCGCGATTCCTTGATGGGCTTGCCGCCATCCAGGGTCTCGAGCACGGCCAGTTCGCGCGCCTTTTCCTGAATGATGCGGGCGATGCGATACAGATACTTGCCGCGTTCGCGTCCGGGCATCTTGCGCCAGACCTTGTCGTAAGCGTGCCGCGCCGACTTTACTGCTGCGTCCACGTCCGCGGCGTTGGCTGTTGCGATCTCCGTGAGTTGTTGTTCCGTGGCCGGATTAAGAGACGGAAAATATTTCCCCGACTTTGGCGCGACGAATTTGCCGCCGATGAATAACCCATGTCGCGGCGCGATGACATAATGCTTGGATTCCTCCGGTGCTGGTGCGTAATCCCATTTACTGCCGAAGTTCAAGCGCCGTTCCTTGAGCGGCACGACCGCAGGCGTTGGTAGGGTAACAGCGCGCTTGGCGGAAAGTTTCACAGCTTTGCTTTTGGTTTTCATGAGATGATTTAGACAGAATTTACCGAATTATGCAGAATTCTTCCCAAGGGCCGGGAAGTTGTGTGGTCTGCGTCTTGAAATTCTGTTCATTAGGTTAATTCTGTCTTCCTTCAGTGGAATTTTATGTCTTCGATCTTTGGGGTCCGGAATTTCTTTTTCAGAAATTTTGGTTGTTGGATTCATCGGCCTTTAATTCTGTCTAAATCACGGCAGTGAGAAGTAGTCCGCACTTTGATAATTTCCGTCCGCTGTTTTCGCGATCTGCATGAGCAGGTCGTTAACCAGCGAGCTGGCGCCGAAGCGGAACAGTTCCGGCGTGAGCCAGTCGTCGCCGAGGGTTTCCTTGACCATCACCAGGTAGGCAAGCGCCTGCTTGGAATTACGGATGCCGCCGGCGGGTTTCATGCCGATGCGGATGCCGGTGGCGAAAAAATAATCGCGGATGGCTTCGAGCATGACGAGCGTGACGGGCAATGTGGCGGCGGGATTCACTTTGCCGGTGCTGGTCTTGATGAAATCGCCGCCCGCTTGCATGGCGATTTCGCTGGCAAGGCGGACGTTGTCGTAGGTGACGAGTTCACCAGTTTCCAGAATCACCTTCAGATGCGCCGGGCCGCAGGCTGCCTTGGTGGCGGCGATTTCATCGAAGACGCGCGCATGGTCGCCAGCCAGAAAGGCCGCGCGATTGATCACCATGTCAATTTCATCCGCGCCCGCAGCCACGGTGCGACGAACTTCGTCGAGCTTCGTCTTGAGCGGATATTGGCCGCTGGGAAAACCGGTCGCGACGGCGGCAATGTTGACCGGAGAATTCTCCCCAAGAAATTTGCGCGCGTATTTCACCAGGTTGGGATAGACGCACACGGCGGCGCAACTGGGCACGGTGTACTTCGGATCGGCGGGTTGCAACGCTTTGCGGCACAAATACGCCACTTTGCCCGGCGTATCGCTGCCTTCCAACGTGGTGAGATCGCACATGGCCACCGCCATTTTCAGCCCGGCCAGCTTGGCGCTGGTTTTAATGCTGCGGCGGGCAAAAGCCGCGGCGCGTTCTTCCACCGTGACCTGATCCACGGTCGGCGCAAAAAACGCGGAAGTCGCCGCACGGTGAAATCCATCTCGAGGGGCCAGCGCTTTCATATCAATGTGGATAAACTTGCGGGCGACTTCGAAGCGAGTCAACTCTGACTCGTTTCCACACGAAACGATTATCAGAAAGTGCGGTGAGTTGTCGGGAAATAAATCGCGTTCACCCGATGGCTCAACCCTCGGGCGTTCGCGCGTCCAGCCAGCGCAGTGCGCCGGCCAAGTCGTTGAAGGCCCCGTCGAGTTGCGCCTCGAAGGCCGCTTTCAGAGTGACGCCAAATTCCCGGTCTGGTCGCCAGCCGCGCGCGATCAAGTGTCGCCCCTGCAGCAACGGCTTCGGCGCGGCGGCTTGCAGGCGCAACGCCGCCGCTTTCTCTTTCAGGGCCAGAATACCAGGCGGAACAATTCGAGGTTTGGGCGGACGACCGAAGGAATCCGCCAGCATGACCAGGCAGAGATCGTCAATCGTGGCGGGCTTCAACGCGTTGGCCAGGCGGCGCACGGAACGAGCGGTGACGGTTTGTAGTTGCGCCAAATGATGTGTGACCAGCGGCACGATGCGGCTCGTCAGTTCCTGCGATACTTTCAACCGCGCGAGGAAGGTCTCCGTCAACGGTCCGCCTTGTTGTTCATGTCCAGGCGAAACGATCCGCATCCGTCCGTGCCGCTCCGCGCGATGGGTGGTCGCGGGTTTGCCAAAGTCGTGTGCGAGCACCGCCACCATCAGCACGCGGCGCGTGGTTTCGTCCGCCGCCTGCCAGTCCGGCAATTCCGCCAGCGCGTCGCAGCAGTGACCCGTGTGCGTGAACACGTCGCCTTCCGGATGCCATTCCGGATCTTGCGGCGTGTTCACCAGCGCCGCCAGTTCGGGAAAATGCTGCAGCCAGTTCGTGACTTGCAGGAAACGCAAACCCGCCGCTGGTTCGCGGCTCGCGCCTGCCCACTTGAGCCACTCCAGGCCGACGCGCTCGGGCGCCAATTCCGTGAAAGTGTGACTGATGGAGCGGCACAATGCGACCGTGTCCGGCGCGGGCGTCAACTGAAACCGCGCGACGAATTGCATGCCGCGCAAGACGCGCAAAGGATCGTCGGCGAAGCGGTCGCTGGTGTGACGCAAAATGCGATCCGCCAGGTCCTGTCGCCCGCCGAAGAAATCCAGATACTCATTCGTGCGCGGATTGAACATTAACGCGTTGATGGTGAAATCGCGGCGGCTGGCGGCTTCGCGCGGCTCAAGGTTCGGATCGAACTCAATCGCGAAACCTTTGTGGCCGGCGGCGGTTTTGGAATCACGCCGCGGCAGGCTGAAATCCCATTGCGCGCCATCCGGACGGGTGAATTTGATGACGCCGAACGATTTGCCGACCAAGTCCGCGCGCCCGTGGCGGCGCAGGCCATTAACCAGCGTTTCATAATCCACGCCATAAACTTCAAGGTCGAAGTCGGTTTGTGGACGACCGAGCCAGGCGTCCCGAACGCAACCACCCACCAGATAAGCGCGGGATAGTTCCGGCGTGGTTTGCAACAATTGACGCAAGTCGGCCGGCAGTTTCATATCACCAGCGGAGGGTTGACGCCACGCGATGAAACCTCGCCGCCGGCGGCGCTAAACAAAGCGTTGCCGGTGCAGAATGAAGTAAAGTCCCGCATACACTTTCGGATCAATCATCACGCCGGAGCGCGCCCTGGCTTCCAGCCAGGCATGGACTTCCGCCAACGACACTTCATGCACCGTGATGGCTTCCCGCGCCACCCCGCCGCCCGCACCGATGCGCTGCAGTTTGGTCGCATAAAAGAACGTCGAGATTTCCGTTCCCATTCCACTGCAGGCGGGGCCGTGCGTCAACTGTTCCAACTGCCCGGCGGCGTATCCGGTTTCCTCAAGCAATTCGCGTCGCGCCGCGGCCAATGCGGATTCTTTTGCGCTGCCTGAATCATCACCAATCAGCCCCGCCGGCAACTCAATGGTGCGCGCATGAATGGGAATTCGATACTGCTCCACCAGGAGAACTTTTTGTGCCTCACTTACCGCCACCAGTAAAACGGCGCCAGTGGCGTTGGGACGGTCCACATATTCCCAATGTCCCTCCTGAATCAGGGCGAGAAATTTACCGGTGTAGAGCCGGGTTTGTGGTAATGCTTCCATCAGTTTCAGAATTTCCAAACTAAAGTCGTCAAGCCCGAGGCGCGCGCCCCGTCCGGCTTGCTTCCGGTTTGATGCATGCTCGCCCCGCCCGGCCAACCCGACGGCTTCGATTCGACCGCGCGGCTTCTTACATCACCATCCCGCCGTCAATGGTCAGCACCTGACCGGTGACGTACCGCCCCGCGTCGCTGGCGAGATAAAGCGCACCGTTGGCGATGTCTTCGGCCTGACCGAACCAGCCGAGCGGCACCTGTTTCAAAATCACGTCGCGCAAATCAGGTTTCAAATCCGAGGTCATGTCGGTTTCGATGAATCCGGGCGCGATGGCGTTCACGGTTACGCCGCGAGAGGCCAGTTCGCGGGCGGTGGATTTGGTGAAGCCGATCAAACCGGCCTTGCTGGCGGCATAGTTGCACTGGCCGGGATTACCGATCAAACCAATCACCGAGGCGATGTTGATGATGCGTCCCGAGCGTTGCCGCGCAAAGTTGCGGAACAGCGCGCGGGTGAAATGGAAGGCGCCTTTGAGATTGGTGTTCAACACCGTGTCCCAATCCGCGTCGCTCATGCGCATCAACAAACCGTCCCGCGTGACGCCGGCGTTATTGACCAGGATGTTCACCTTGCCGCAGTCCGCGAGAATTTTTTCCGCAGCGGCGGTGACGGTCGCGCCATCCGCCACGTCCACCGCCAAGGCCCAGGCCTGGCGACCGAGCGCGCGGATTTCTGTGGCGACTTTTTCCGAATTTTCCACCGTGCGGGAAACGACGGCCACATCCGCACCGGCGGCGGCAAATTTCAAAGCGATGGCTCGACCGATGCCGCGACTGGCCCCGGTAACAACGGCAATTTGACTGGCAAGTTGACTCATGACGGCATGCAGCGTGTTAAGGCATGGCGCTGGCGTCAAGCATCCACTGCGGTGGCGCGCTTGACCCGCCCCAGGCCCGCTCCTAGCATCAGCGGGTGAGGATGAGGAAAATTTTCCGATGGTTGTGCGTGATGGGATTGGGGACGATGGGCCTCGTTCATTCGGCATCAGCCGCCGAATTGATCAACGGCGTCAAAGCCGTGGTGCATACGTCGGTCATCACCTATGGGGAAATCGAATCGGACGTGGCCATGATGGCCGAGGATTTGTATCGCCAGTACGGCCGGCAGCCCGCTGTGTTTCAGGAAAAGATCGAAGCCGCGCGTCGGGAAAGTTTCGAACGCGCGGAAAAGCATCAATTGATTCTGCACGATTTCGAAAAGAAGGGTTACAGCCTGCCGGAGGTGGTGATTGATGAAGTAGTGAACGACGAAATCAAACGCTACGGCGATCGGGCGACTTTGACCAAAACCCTGCAGGCTCGCGGCATGACCTTTGAAAAATGGCGGCAACAAATCAAGGAACGCTTTCTCGTCAGTCAGTTGCGGCGCAAGAACGTCAATCAGGAAACCATCATCTCGCCGTACAAAATCGAGGAGTATTACCAGGCGCATCAGGAGACCTACCAGGTTTCCGAACAGGTCAAATTGCGCATGATCATGCTGAATAAAAACGAGGGTGCGTCCGAGGAGGTGGGCATGACTCTGGACCTCGCCCGGGAAATTCTGGCGAAGCTTAAAGCGGGCGCGCCATTTGCCGAAATGGCCACCATTTATTCGCAGGGCGCGCAACGGACCCAGGGCGGCGAATGGGGTTGGACGGAAAAGTCCGTGCTGCGCTCCGAGCTGGCCGAGGTTGCCTTCAAACTCAATCCCGGCGAACTCAGCGACGTAATCGAAACACCGCAGGCTTATTTCATCATGTTGCTGGAGGATAAACGCACGGCGCACGTAAAACCCATCGGCGAAGTGCGCGACGAAATTGAAAGCACGCTGCAGCAGCAGGAAAGCGCGCGGTTGGAAGCGAGCTATATTGACAAGTTGAGGAAGGAAACCTTCATCCGGATTTTTGATTATTAAATCCGCGGCCGGATGGAATTCTGGTTATGACGCAAGCCATCGGCATCTCGTTGGGAGACATCACCGGCATCGGGCCGGAAGTCACGCTCAAGGCGTTGGCGGCCGAACTGCCACGGGACGATGCGCGTTACGTGCTGTTTGGCGAACCAACGATCCTCCGACATTGGAATGAGCGCTTGCAACTGGCGTTGCCGCTCGGGAAAGCGCGGCTGCAACTCGCCAGCAAGTCCGAACGCGATCTCACTCTGAACCTTCATCCCGGCGCCGCGCCGGCCGCGCGCGCCGCCGTCGCCTGGCTGCGGGCCGGCGCGGAACGTTGTCGGCAAGGCGAACTGGCGGCTCTCGTCACTGCTCCTGTGAACAAGGCGGCCATCGTGCGCTCCGGCCAGCCGTTTGTGGGGCAGACGGAATTGCTCTCCCAACTTGCGCAAACCCAACGGACGGCCATGATGTTGCTCGGTACGGATGAGCGTGGCCGCTGGCTGCGCGTGGCGTTGGCGACCGTGCATATTTCCATCAAGTCCGTCCCCGAAAAACTGACTACGGAGCGAATCAAACTGGCCATTGAACTCGCCACGCAAGCCTGTCGCGATTTGGGGCTGTCGCGCGCCCGGGTGGCTGTTTGTGGATTGAATCCGCACGCCGGTGAAGGCGGCGAATTTGGCACGGAAGAAATCACCACCATCAGCCCTCTCGTGCAGGTGATGCAGCAGAACGGCTTTGATGTCGTTGGTCCGCTAAGCGGCGACACCGTGTTCCACTACGCGTTGCAGGGAGATTACGACGCGGTGGTGGCGATGTATCACGACCAGGGATTGGCGCCGTTGAAAGCGGTGGCTTTTGAAAGTGGAATCAACTGGACGTTGGGATTGCCATTCATCCGCACCTCACCCGATCACGGCACGGCCTACAACATTGCCGGTCAGGGAACGGCCAATCCGTCCAGCATGATCGCCGCGATCCGATTGGCCAAACAACTGATCCGCGCCCGGCGTTAGATATTTTCGCGCGGAGCTGACGAAGTCGCTGCTATCGGCAAAGGCGCGATCCGTTTGACGCGCAATCCATTTTTTTCTGCCGCGCCGGCAAAAGACAGGATGCCGCGTTTGGCGGTCACGCCCGCGTACGGATCGTTGGTCGTCAGCAGATTTCCATCAATATCCAGGTAGTCGCACAATTCGGCCAGATGCGCGGCGGCGCTGATCAGCACGCTGGTTTCGATCATGCAACCGATCATGGTTTTCAACCCCAACTGCCGCGCGCGGCTCAAGGCGTTGAATCCCTCGCTGACGCCGCCGGTTTTAACCAGCTTCACGTTCACGCCGTGGAAACATTCGGCGCAGTGCGCGAGGTCCGCCGTGGTATGGTACGACTCATCCGCGAACAGCGGCAACGGCGAACGTTCCTTGAGCCAGCGCAAATCGGTCGGTGGCGTGGTCTGCGGCATCGGTTGTTCCACAAACTGAATGTGCCCGTCGTCCGCCAGCCAGTGCAGCCGTTCCAACGCTTCTTCCCGGGTTTTCCAACCTTCATTGGCATCCACGCGCACGGGCTTGTGCGGGGCGACTTCCCGCAGTGCCGCGAGGATTTCCCGATCGCCCGCGACGCCAACTTTCAATTTCAAAACCGGATAGGCGTCAGCGGCCTGCACTTTTTGCCGAATCACTTCGGGCCGATCAATGCCGATGCTGAACGAGGTGACGTGATGCTCGTTGCGAAATCCCAGGCCCAACCAATCATAGATCGGTTTACCCGCCAGCTTCCCGGCGGCGTCCAGCAACGCCAGATTCAAGGCGCATTTGGCCGCGCGATTTCCCGCCGCCACCGTTTCCAAGTACGCCATGCTGCCGGGAATGTCTTCGCTGGAAAGCCGGGCGCCGTCCACCTTGCGGAAAAAATCCTCCACCGTGGCGGGCGATTCGTGATAACGCTGGATCGGGCTGGCTTCACCGATGCCAACGGTGCCTCGGGCATCCGTCAACTCCACCATGACGACCTGGAAAAGATCGGTGCTGCCGCGCGCAATGGTCCAGGTGTTGGCCAGTCGCAATTGTTCCCGCCAGAAGTGCAATTTCATGTTGGCAAAATGACAAATTGTGCGGGTTCCGCAATCGCCGCGTCGCACACAAACATGTTGGAACGGATGAATTTCAAATGACGGTGCCGTCCGGAATGGAAGCGTTCTTGGGAATCACCACGATGCCGTCACGGATGAAATACCATTCGTGATCCACGTGGTCGGGTTTGCCCGCCGGGGAGATGATCACGTTGTTGCCGATGCGCGCGTTTTTATCAATGATGGCATTCTCAATCCGACAATTCGTGCCGATACCCACCCGGGGCCGACCGTGCCGCTCGTGTTCGTTGATGGATTCCCGCGATTCAAAATAATCGCAGCCCAACGCCACCACCCGGTATAATTCCGTGCCGCGCCCCACAATGATGCGCAGGCCGACGATGCTGTTGCGGATTTTGGATGGGTTGATGATGCAGCCATCGGAAATGACCGCGTGATCAATCTGCGCGCCGTTCACTTTCGAGCCGGGAAGAAAGCGCGGGCGACTGAAAATCGGTGCGCTCATGTCGAAGAGATTGAACTTGGGCAATTCCGCCGCCATGTCGAGGTTCGATTCGAAAAAGGCGCGGATCGTGCCGATGTCCTCCCAGTAACCCTGATAGATGTGCGAACAAACCCGGTGCGTCTCGATGGCTCGCGGAATGATGTGCTTGCCGAAGTCGGTGAAATCGTTATCCAGCAGTTTGCGGATCACCTCGCGGTTGAACACGTAAATGCCCATCGAAGCGAGGAAATACTCTTCATCGCCTTTGATTCCCAATTTGGAATACCAGGCCGACGGCAACCGCAACGAATCCTGCACCGCCGGGTCCTTGGGTTTTTCCACAAAGCGCACAATGCTGCGGTCCTCCGCGATTTGCATGATGCCCAGCGCCGCCGCCTCCTTGCGGCGCACGGGAATCGTGGCGATGCTGACATCCGCGCCGCTCTCGCGGTGCTCGGCGATCATGCGCCGAAAATCCATGCGGTACAACTGGTCGCCGCTCAGAATGACCAGATACTCAAAATCATGATCCAAAAAGTGAACCAGATTCTTGCGCACGGCATCCGCCGTGCCTTCGTACCAGGAAGCGTCCGCGAAGGTTTGTTGCGCGGCGAGGATTTCCACGAAGCCGCTGGTGAACTGATCGAACTTATACGACAACGAAATATGCCGGTGCAGCGAGGTCGAGTTGAATTGCGTCAGTACGTAAATCCGGCGGAAACCGGAATTGATGCAATTGGAAATCGGCACGTCCACCAGCCGGTACTTGCCCGCGAACGGCACGGCGGGTTTGGCGCGGTCCTTGGTGAGCGGGAACAACCGCGTGCCTTGGCCGCCACCCATGATGACGCACAGGACGTTGCTGGTGTTGAGAGATTGCCGGGTGATACGGTTCGTGTTTGACATAGCGCCAATCCAGTTACAACTGTGATTTCCTGCCATGCTAGGCCAGTCCGCCGGAAAACCGCAAGCTCCAAGCGGATGAGCCAAACGCAAATGAGAATCCCGACGGCCGTCAGGCCCAACCGGAATGAAGTTCCCTCCAGTAAAACCGGCAAAGCCGGGAGTTGCCACCACCGCGCCCAACTGCCACCATGCGGTCGCCGCGCGGGAAATTTACGCCCCCGGAAAGACACGATTTAAATTATGAAAACAATCAAAGCAGGAATTATCGGCACCGGTTTCATTGGACCGGCACACGTGGAAGCCGCGCGCCGGCTCGGCTTCGTGGAAATGGTGGCGTTATGCGAAGCGAATGAGGATCTCGCCCGCGCCAAAGCCACCGCGTTGGGCATCCCCAAATCCTACGGCAGCATCGCCGCCTTGCTCAAAGACAAGGAGGTCGAAGTCATTCATAACTGCACGCCGAACCACATCCATTTCGAGATCAGCAAAAAAATCATGGCGGCGGGCAAACACGTCATCTCCGAAAAGCCGCTGGCCATGACCACCAAGGAATCGCGCGAGCTGGTGAAGCTCGCCAAGCAGACCGGCGTGGTGAACGCCATTGATTTCAATTACCGCTATTATCCGCTCGTCCAAGAGGCGCGGAATCAGGTGGCCTCCGGCCAATTGGGTGACGTGTTCCACGCCACCGGCAGTTACACGCAGGACTGGCTTTACCTCGCCACGGATTGGAATTGGCGGCTCGTCCCGCAATTCAGCGGCAAGTCGCGCGCCGTGGCGGATGTCGGTTCGCACTGGTGCGACGCCATTCAGTTCATCACCGGACTGAAAATCACCAAGGTATTCGGCGACTTCCAAACCATCCACAAGCGCCGCATGAAACCCAAAAAGGAGGTGGAAACCTACTCGGGCAAAATGCTCAAGCCGACGGATTACGAACCGGTGCCGATCCATACGGAGGACTTTGCCAGTGTGTTGTTCCAGTTCGCCAACGGCGCGCACGGCTCGTTCAGCGTGTCGCAATGCTTTGCCGGCAGAAAAAACCGGCTGTTCTACGAACTGGCCGGATCGAAGAAATCGCTCGTATGGGATCAGGAGCGCCCCAACGAACTTTGGATCGGTTATCGCGAGAAGCCGAATGAGCTGCTGATCAAAGATCCATCGCTCCTGAGTCCGGGCGCGCGGGCTTACGCGCATTACCCCGGCGGTCATCCCGAAGCGTATCCGGACGGACTCAAGAATTTTCTGCTCCGCGTTTACGCCTACGTTGCCGGCAAAGAAAAGCGACCGGATTTCAGCACGTTCCAGGATGGACATGATGAACTCGCCATCTGCGAAGCCATTCTGGCCAGTTCCAAATCCAAGAAGTGGGAGACGGTGAAATACTGATGCAACCTGGGTGTTGGCGTAGGGAAATTTACGGATTTAACCGTAACGGTGCGGTTTTCCCTTGATTCCAAGAGAGGGATCTGCCACCGTCGCGTCCGCAACTCAATAAAAGACTGTAAATAAGATCATGAAAATAAGTCCTATAATAGTACCTGTTGTATGTGGCGCTGTGGCAATGGCATTTGCTACCACCACCGTAAATGCACAAACCTTGTGGAGTCAAAATTTCGAAACCGACACCACGGCGAACTGGAGCGTGAACACGTTAGGCCTCGGCTCGGACGCCAACTTCTTCTTTGACTACAGCTCAGTCGGTATTCCCCAAGCCCCCCATTCGGGCGTGTCCGATGGCACGTATGGCCTGCGGTTGCGGGCGAACCAGTTTGGTTTTGGCACTGCGACTTTCCCTGCGGGCGTCAGTGTGTCACCGATTGGTCAAAGCTTTACGGGCGATTATATCCTGCGTTTTGACATGTGGCTAAACTTCACCGGTCCGGCTCCAAGCGGAGGCACGGGTTCGACGCAAATCTCGGGTGCCGGCATCGGCACCGCCGGCACCTCCTCACAAATCGCGGGCGGGGTGGTGGACAGCATCTTTTTTGGCGGTAGCGGCGAAGGCGGCACCGCAACCGATTATCGCGCTTACGCACCCGCGGCTCAAACCAGTTACACAGTCGCTTCTGGAGTTTATGCGGCCGGAAGCCAAAATAATAGCGACGCTTACTATGCCCAGTTCGGTGGTGAGACCGCTCCAGCCGCCCAAATAGCGCTATACCCAAATCAAACTGGGGCCACGGCGGCCGGAACATTAGGCTGGGCTTGGCGCGACGTGGAAATTGCGAATGTTGGCGGTATCATTACTTGGAAAGTGGATGGCTTGCTGATGGCGACGGTGGACGCATCCGCCGCCGGAACGCTTGGTGGCAATAACATTCTCTTCAATCAGTTCGATATCAACGCCTCCACAACCGACCTCACCGGTAACGATGTGTTGTTCGGCCTGTTTGACAACATTGTTGTCACCGCCGTGCCGGAGCCGACCAGCTTGGCGTTGGTTGGTCTTGGAGCGCTGGCGCTGTTTGCGCGCCGTCGCAAGTAAGAATTCCAATTCAGGTTACTTCAACCGCTCGGGAGAAATCCCGGGCGGTTTTTATTTTGCTGCCAGCAACGCTTGAACCTGCGCGGCAATGTCGCCGCCGCGCATCAGACTTTCGCCAACCAGGATGGCGCCCGCGCCGCAGGCTTTAAGACGTTGCACATCCGCACGAGTGAAAATGCCGCTCTCCGCGACCAACAGCGATGCGTGAGACGTAGCAGACGACATGAACAACTTCGCGGCCAGCCGTTCGGTGGTGGCGAGGTCAACTTTGAACGTCTTCAAATCGCGGTTGTTCACCCCGATCAGTTTCGCGCCGATGGCAACCGCGCGGGCCAGCTCTGCCTCATCGTGAACCTCCACCAACACCGTCAAACCAGCCTCCACCGCCAGGTCGTGAAAATTTTGCAACCGGACGTCATC comes from the Verrucomicrobiia bacterium genome and includes:
- a CDS encoding Gfo/Idh/MocA family oxidoreductase; translation: MKTIKAGIIGTGFIGPAHVEAARRLGFVEMVALCEANEDLARAKATALGIPKSYGSIAALLKDKEVEVIHNCTPNHIHFEISKKIMAAGKHVISEKPLAMTTKESRELVKLAKQTGVVNAIDFNYRYYPLVQEARNQVASGQLGDVFHATGSYTQDWLYLATDWNWRLVPQFSGKSRAVADVGSHWCDAIQFITGLKITKVFGDFQTIHKRRMKPKKEVETYSGKMLKPTDYEPVPIHTEDFASVLFQFANGAHGSFSVSQCFAGRKNRLFYELAGSKKSLVWDQERPNELWIGYREKPNELLIKDPSLLSPGARAYAHYPGGHPEAYPDGLKNFLLRVYAYVAGKEKRPDFSTFQDGHDELAICEAILASSKSKKWETVKY
- the pdxA gene encoding 4-hydroxythreonine-4-phosphate dehydrogenase PdxA, translated to MTQAIGISLGDITGIGPEVTLKALAAELPRDDARYVLFGEPTILRHWNERLQLALPLGKARLQLASKSERDLTLNLHPGAAPAARAAVAWLRAGAERCRQGELAALVTAPVNKAAIVRSGQPFVGQTELLSQLAQTQRTAMMLLGTDERGRWLRVALATVHISIKSVPEKLTTERIKLAIELATQACRDLGLSRARVAVCGLNPHAGEGGEFGTEEITTISPLVQVMQQNGFDVVGPLSGDTVFHYALQGDYDAVVAMYHDQGLAPLKAVAFESGINWTLGLPFIRTSPDHGTAYNIAGQGTANPSSMIAAIRLAKQLIRARR
- a CDS encoding PEP-CTERM sorting domain-containing protein, which translates into the protein MAFATTTVNAQTLWSQNFETDTTANWSVNTLGLGSDANFFFDYSSVGIPQAPHSGVSDGTYGLRLRANQFGFGTATFPAGVSVSPIGQSFTGDYILRFDMWLNFTGPAPSGGTGSTQISGAGIGTAGTSSQIAGGVVDSIFFGGSGEGGTATDYRAYAPAAQTSYTVASGVYAAGSQNNSDAYYAQFGGETAPAAQIALYPNQTGATAAGTLGWAWRDVEIANVGGIITWKVDGLLMATVDASAAGTLGGNNILFNQFDINASTTDLTGNDVLFGLFDNIVVTAVPEPTSLALVGLGALALFARRRK
- a CDS encoding dipeptide epimerase, whose amino-acid sequence is MKLHFWREQLRLANTWTIARGSTDLFQVVMVELTDARGTVGIGEASPIQRYHESPATVEDFFRKVDGARLSSEDIPGSMAYLETVAAGNRAAKCALNLALLDAAGKLAGKPIYDWLGLGFRNEHHVTSFSIGIDRPEVIRQKVQAADAYPVLKLKVGVAGDREILAALREVAPHKPVRVDANEGWKTREEALERLHWLADDGHIQFVEQPMPQTTPPTDLRWLKERSPLPLFADESYHTTADLAHCAECFHGVNVKLVKTGGVSEGFNALSRARQLGLKTMIGCMIETSVLISAAAHLAELCDYLDIDGNLLTTNDPYAGVTAKRGILSFAGAAEKNGLRVKRIAPLPIAATSSAPRENI
- a CDS encoding glucose-1-phosphate adenylyltransferase; translation: MSNTNRITRQSLNTSNVLCVIMGGGQGTRLFPLTKDRAKPAVPFAGKYRLVDVPISNCINSGFRRIYVLTQFNSTSLHRHISLSYKFDQFTSGFVEILAAQQTFADASWYEGTADAVRKNLVHFLDHDFEYLVILSGDQLYRMDFRRMIAEHRESGADVSIATIPVRRKEAAALGIMQIAEDRSIVRFVEKPKDPAVQDSLRLPSAWYSKLGIKGDEEYFLASMGIYVFNREVIRKLLDNDFTDFGKHIIPRAIETHRVCSHIYQGYWEDIGTIRAFFESNLDMAAELPKFNLFDMSAPIFSRPRFLPGSKVNGAQIDHAVISDGCIINPSKIRNSIVGLRIIVGRGTELYRVVALGCDYFESRESINEHERHGRPRVGIGTNCRIENAIIDKNARIGNNVIISPAGKPDHVDHEWYFIRDGIVVIPKNASIPDGTVI